A genomic window from Pyxidicoccus trucidator includes:
- a CDS encoding PD-(D/E)XK nuclease family protein, producing MRRPTLSNDFSWSKSRHEKFSECLRAYYLYYYRSWGGWEADAAKDVRELYVLKKLANRFSWAGSMVHECIKDVLLDWRAGRVVDPAAVEARARKLMQDDYRHSRGKAYWTQKYRKQFTGLVEHEYGDVVPDEAWKQNWETVRSALAWFFESRWPQLARSLKPEQWLEVDAGYDFAHFTLDGVKVFAIPDFAFVDADGTTVVVDWKTGKSRDGYDEQVLGYALYISQRYRVPVEKVRASLVYLNEGKEQEVTVDPSALESFRRHFEGSVTKMRGLLKDSATNTPLDASAFPLTETLTSCARCVFRRPCGRESAVAEVQRQQQVA from the coding sequence ATGCGGCGCCCCACCCTCAGCAACGACTTCTCCTGGTCCAAGAGCCGCCACGAGAAGTTCTCCGAGTGCCTTCGTGCGTATTACCTCTACTACTACCGCTCCTGGGGCGGGTGGGAGGCGGACGCGGCGAAGGACGTGCGGGAGCTGTACGTGCTGAAGAAGCTGGCCAACCGCTTCAGTTGGGCGGGCAGCATGGTGCACGAGTGCATCAAGGACGTGCTGCTGGACTGGCGTGCGGGGCGCGTGGTGGACCCGGCGGCGGTGGAGGCGCGGGCGCGCAAGCTGATGCAGGACGACTACCGGCACTCGCGCGGGAAGGCGTACTGGACGCAGAAGTACCGCAAGCAGTTCACCGGGCTGGTGGAGCACGAGTACGGCGACGTGGTGCCGGACGAGGCCTGGAAGCAGAACTGGGAGACGGTGCGCAGCGCGCTGGCGTGGTTCTTCGAGTCGCGCTGGCCGCAATTGGCGCGGAGCCTGAAGCCCGAGCAGTGGCTGGAGGTGGACGCCGGCTACGACTTCGCCCACTTCACCCTGGACGGGGTGAAGGTCTTCGCCATTCCGGACTTCGCCTTCGTGGACGCGGACGGCACGACGGTGGTGGTGGACTGGAAGACGGGCAAGTCGCGTGACGGGTACGACGAGCAGGTGCTCGGCTACGCGCTCTACATCTCTCAGCGCTACCGCGTCCCGGTGGAGAAGGTGCGCGCCTCCCTCGTGTATCTCAACGAGGGGAAGGAGCAGGAGGTGACGGTGGACCCGTCGGCGCTGGAGTCCTTCCGCCGGCACTTCGAGGGCAGCGTGACGAAGATGCGGGGGTTGTTGAAGGACTCCGCCACGAACACGCCGCTGGACGCGTCCGCCTTCCCGCTCACGGAGACGCTGACCTCCTGCGCGCGCTGCGTCTTCCGGCGCCCCTGCGGTCGCGAGTCCGCCGTGGCCGAGGTGCAGCGACAGCAGCAGGTGGCCTGA
- a CDS encoding tRNA threonylcarbamoyladenosine dehydratase — MNPQPTPSTTPEFETPPASPSVQVKAENSLARPFKLSRRFDRTGRLLGDSAMERLANARVVVFGLGGVGSYAAEGLVRSGIGHLTLVDHDDVCVTNTNRQLHATVKAVGKPKAELMGQRCQEINPAAKVEAVREFYREEVAEQMLQAGQYDFVVDAIDNVKAKLHLLHRCVTLGIPVVSSMGAAGRLDPTAIRVEDLSETHMDPFAKDIRKLLKRKYAVETDKHTGITAVYSIEARRMPVTLQYDDATDGFLCVCPQDNEFHTCDHRTQIDGSVAFVTSCFGMNAAGVVVRRLASAR, encoded by the coding sequence ATGAACCCGCAGCCGACCCCGTCCACCACCCCTGAGTTCGAGACCCCGCCCGCCTCCCCGTCCGTACAGGTGAAGGCCGAGAACTCGCTCGCCCGCCCCTTCAAGCTCTCCCGGCGCTTCGACAGGACGGGCCGGCTGCTGGGTGACTCCGCGATGGAGCGGCTGGCCAACGCGCGCGTGGTGGTGTTCGGCCTGGGCGGCGTGGGCAGCTACGCGGCCGAGGGACTGGTGCGCAGCGGCATCGGCCACCTGACGCTGGTGGACCATGACGACGTGTGCGTCACCAACACCAACCGCCAGCTCCACGCCACGGTGAAGGCAGTAGGCAAGCCCAAGGCGGAGCTGATGGGCCAGCGCTGCCAGGAAATCAACCCGGCGGCGAAGGTGGAGGCGGTGCGCGAGTTCTACCGCGAGGAGGTGGCCGAGCAGATGCTGCAGGCCGGCCAGTACGACTTCGTGGTGGATGCCATCGACAACGTGAAGGCGAAGCTACACCTGCTGCACCGCTGCGTGACGCTGGGCATCCCGGTGGTCAGCTCCATGGGCGCCGCGGGCCGGCTGGACCCCACGGCCATCCGCGTGGAGGACCTGTCCGAGACGCACATGGACCCGTTCGCCAAGGACATCCGCAAGCTGCTCAAGCGCAAGTACGCCGTGGAGACGGACAAGCACACCGGCATCACCGCCGTGTACTCCATCGAAGCGCGGCGGATGCCGGTGACGCTCCAGTACGACGACGCCACCGACGGCTTCCTGTGTGTGTGCCCGCAGGACAACGAGTTCCATACCTGCGACCACCGCACCCAGATTGACGGCAGCGTGGCCTTCGTCACGTCCTGCTTCGGGATGAACGCGGCCGGCGTGGTGGTGCGGCGGCTGGCTTCGGCGCGATAG
- a CDS encoding SDR family oxidoreductase, translating to MKTQPYKGRVVLITGASGGIGRAAAKQYAAAGADVVLAARRLAQVEDAAREVTSLGVRALPVRCDVTRGEDVEHLMRETEAAFGGLDVLVNNAGQGLYGPLEAISEAQLRQVFELNVFGLWRVTRAAMPLLRKRRGAQVVNVSSVLGHRGLPLLGGYCASKAAVNAMTESLRAELAAEGIRVLLVSPGLTESEFRENRLHAEGWRQDAIPLKAMSAEEVATAMVRASLRGSRDTVLTLPGRIMVLANRWVPGLFDRVARRMAATPKKKDA from the coding sequence ATGAAGACCCAACCCTACAAGGGCCGGGTGGTCCTGATCACAGGAGCTTCCGGAGGCATCGGGCGGGCGGCGGCGAAGCAGTATGCGGCGGCCGGCGCGGACGTGGTGCTCGCCGCCCGGCGGCTGGCCCAGGTGGAGGACGCGGCCCGGGAAGTGACGTCGCTCGGCGTGAGGGCACTGCCGGTGCGGTGTGATGTGACTCGCGGCGAGGACGTGGAGCACCTGATGCGCGAGACGGAGGCCGCCTTCGGAGGGCTGGACGTGCTCGTCAACAATGCCGGCCAGGGGCTCTACGGACCGCTGGAGGCGATCAGCGAGGCGCAGCTCCGGCAGGTCTTCGAGCTGAACGTGTTCGGCCTGTGGCGGGTGACGCGTGCCGCGATGCCGCTGCTGCGCAAGCGGCGGGGTGCGCAGGTGGTCAACGTCAGCTCGGTGCTGGGCCACCGGGGTCTGCCGCTGCTCGGCGGCTACTGCGCGTCCAAGGCCGCGGTCAATGCGATGACGGAGTCGCTCCGCGCGGAGCTGGCCGCCGAGGGCATCCGCGTGCTGCTCGTCTCCCCCGGCCTCACCGAGAGCGAGTTCCGCGAGAACCGCCTCCACGCGGAGGGCTGGAGGCAGGACGCCATTCCGCTCAAGGCCATGTCCGCCGAGGAGGTCGCCACCGCCATGGTGCGCGCGAGCCTTCGCGGGAGCCGCGACACCGTGCTCACCCTCCCCGGCCGCATCATGGTGCTGGCCAACCGGTGGGTGCCCGGACTGTTCGACCGCGTCGCCCGTCGCATGGCGGCCACGCCGAAGAAGAAGGACGCATGA
- the metH gene encoding methionine synthase codes for MTSHLPAALPPPPGENGRRVEALRAAMRERVLVLDGAMGTLLQGADLKAADFGGAEYEGCNENLVLTRPELIESVHARYFAAGADVTETDSFGGTPLVLNEFGLGHKALEINEASARLARNAAAAAEAKDGRMRWVAGSIGPTTKAISVTGGITFEELVENFAVQAEGLARGGSDYLLVETAQDTRNVKAALLGIEQAFRKLGYSLPVAVSGTIEPMGTMLAGQSVESLAASLEHADLLYLGLNCATGPDFMTDHLRSLSAMSTFPVSCVPNAGLPDENGVYLETPDMIARSLRRFCEEGWLNVVGGCCGTHAGHIETLAQAVKGLKPRSATPRPRATLSGVDYLEVTDEQRPLIVGERTNVIGSKKFKELIVAGQFDDASEIARAQVKRGAQVIDICLANPDRDELDDMRRFLDVVVKKVRVPLMIDSTDERVIEMSLTYSQGKAIINSVNLEDGEERFEKVVPLARRFGAALVVGCIDEVGMAVPRQRKLEVAERSFELLTKKYGMKPEDLYFDPLVFPCASGDAQYTGSGVETIEGVRLIKQRFPRCKTVLGISNVSFGLPTAGREVLNSVFLYHCVQAGLDMALVNSEKLERYASLPEEERKLAEDLLYNRGTDPVTPFAAHFRERKPARAAVSSLPLEERLQRYIIEGTRDGLTADLDEAMKKYAPLEIINGPLMKGMDEVGRLFAANELIVAEVLQSAESMKAAVNHLEPHMSKAQAAMRGKIVLATVKGDVHDIGKNLVEIILANNGFHVVNLGIKVPPEQLVKAVREHRPDILGLSGLLVKSAHQMVATAEDLKRAGVDVPILVGGAALSRNFVDRNIAPAYGGGTVAYAQDAMSGLDLAKQIVDAGSHEKLRGELATRREKLAQEVKERPAVTAPVSRSRSAEVKVLDAVPPAPDWERHVLSNTPLDHIWRFINPVMLYGRHLGLRSSSRALGTPAEADLAKTEEGRKALALKAAVEELKGTLRGGVMQARAVFQFFQAGSDGNRVVLFDGGTGREAASFDFPRQDRDGGLCLADYLRPLQGGKPSDNVAMFVVTAGSGIRELAEELKAKGEFLKMHAVQALALETAEGYAELLHTQLRSMWGTPDRPDMTMLERFRAEYSGKRYSFGYPACPRLEDQSKLFTALRPEDIGVQLTDGCMMEPEASVSAIVFHHPQASYFSVT; via the coding sequence ATGACGAGCCACCTGCCCGCCGCCCTGCCGCCCCCGCCTGGTGAGAACGGCCGCCGAGTGGAGGCCCTGCGCGCCGCCATGCGCGAGCGCGTGCTGGTGCTGGACGGCGCCATGGGCACGCTGCTCCAGGGGGCCGACCTCAAGGCGGCGGACTTCGGCGGCGCCGAGTACGAGGGCTGCAACGAGAACCTCGTCCTCACCCGGCCGGAGCTCATCGAGAGCGTCCACGCGCGCTACTTCGCGGCCGGCGCGGACGTGACGGAGACGGACAGCTTCGGCGGCACGCCGCTGGTGCTCAACGAGTTCGGCCTGGGGCACAAGGCGCTCGAAATCAACGAGGCCTCCGCGCGGCTGGCGCGCAACGCCGCCGCCGCCGCCGAGGCGAAGGACGGGCGCATGCGCTGGGTGGCGGGCTCCATCGGCCCCACCACCAAGGCCATCAGCGTCACCGGCGGCATCACCTTCGAGGAGCTGGTGGAGAACTTCGCCGTGCAGGCGGAGGGGCTCGCGCGCGGCGGCTCGGACTACCTGCTGGTGGAGACGGCGCAGGACACGCGCAACGTGAAGGCGGCGCTGCTGGGAATCGAACAGGCCTTCCGCAAGCTGGGCTACTCGCTGCCGGTGGCGGTGTCCGGCACGATTGAGCCCATGGGCACCATGCTCGCGGGCCAGAGCGTGGAGAGCCTGGCCGCGTCGCTGGAGCACGCGGACCTCCTGTACCTCGGGCTCAACTGCGCCACGGGCCCGGACTTCATGACGGACCACCTGCGCTCGCTGTCCGCGATGAGCACGTTCCCCGTGTCGTGCGTGCCCAACGCGGGCCTGCCGGACGAGAACGGCGTCTACCTCGAGACGCCGGACATGATTGCGCGCTCGCTGCGGCGCTTCTGTGAGGAGGGCTGGCTCAACGTGGTGGGTGGCTGTTGTGGCACGCACGCGGGCCACATCGAGACGCTGGCGCAGGCGGTGAAGGGGCTGAAGCCCCGGAGCGCCACGCCCCGGCCCCGCGCCACGCTGTCCGGCGTGGACTACCTGGAGGTGACGGACGAGCAGCGCCCGCTCATCGTCGGCGAGCGCACCAACGTCATCGGCAGCAAGAAGTTCAAGGAGCTCATCGTCGCCGGCCAGTTCGACGACGCCTCGGAGATTGCCCGCGCGCAGGTGAAGCGGGGGGCGCAGGTCATCGACATCTGCCTCGCCAACCCGGACCGGGACGAGCTGGACGACATGCGCCGCTTCCTGGACGTGGTCGTCAAGAAGGTGCGCGTGCCCCTGATGATTGACTCCACGGACGAGCGCGTCATCGAGATGTCGCTCACGTACAGCCAGGGCAAGGCCATCATCAACTCGGTCAACCTGGAGGACGGCGAGGAGCGCTTCGAGAAGGTGGTGCCGCTGGCGCGCCGCTTCGGCGCGGCGCTGGTGGTGGGCTGCATCGACGAGGTGGGCATGGCGGTGCCGCGCCAGCGCAAGCTGGAGGTGGCGGAGCGCTCGTTCGAGCTGCTGACGAAGAAGTACGGGATGAAGCCGGAGGACCTGTACTTCGACCCGCTCGTCTTCCCGTGCGCCTCGGGCGACGCGCAGTACACGGGCAGCGGCGTGGAGACGATTGAGGGCGTGCGCCTCATCAAGCAGCGCTTCCCGCGCTGCAAGACGGTGCTGGGCATCTCCAACGTGTCCTTCGGCCTGCCCACCGCGGGCCGCGAGGTGCTCAACTCCGTCTTCCTGTACCACTGCGTCCAGGCGGGCCTGGACATGGCGCTGGTCAACTCCGAGAAGCTGGAGCGCTACGCCTCGCTGCCGGAGGAGGAGCGCAAGCTGGCCGAGGACCTGCTCTACAACCGGGGCACGGACCCGGTGACGCCCTTCGCCGCGCACTTCCGCGAGCGCAAGCCGGCCCGGGCGGCGGTGAGCAGCCTGCCCCTGGAAGAGCGGCTGCAGCGCTACATCATCGAGGGCACGCGCGACGGCCTCACCGCGGACCTGGATGAGGCGATGAAGAAGTACGCGCCGCTGGAAATCATCAACGGCCCGCTGATGAAGGGCATGGACGAGGTGGGCCGCCTCTTCGCCGCCAACGAGCTGATTGTGGCGGAGGTGCTCCAGAGCGCCGAGTCGATGAAGGCCGCAGTGAACCACCTGGAGCCGCACATGAGCAAGGCCCAGGCGGCGATGCGCGGCAAAATCGTGCTGGCCACGGTGAAGGGCGACGTGCACGACATCGGGAAGAACCTGGTGGAAATCATCCTCGCCAACAACGGCTTCCACGTCGTGAATCTGGGCATCAAGGTGCCGCCCGAGCAGCTGGTGAAGGCGGTGCGCGAGCACCGGCCGGACATCCTCGGGCTGTCGGGCCTGCTGGTGAAGAGCGCGCACCAGATGGTGGCGACGGCGGAGGACCTGAAGCGGGCCGGCGTGGACGTGCCGATTCTGGTGGGCGGCGCGGCGCTCAGCCGCAACTTCGTGGACCGCAACATCGCCCCGGCCTACGGCGGCGGCACGGTGGCCTACGCGCAGGACGCGATGAGCGGCCTGGACCTGGCGAAGCAGATTGTGGACGCGGGCTCGCACGAGAAGCTGCGCGGCGAGCTGGCCACCCGCCGGGAGAAGCTGGCGCAGGAGGTGAAGGAGCGCCCCGCCGTGACGGCGCCGGTGTCTCGCTCGCGCAGCGCGGAGGTGAAGGTGCTGGACGCCGTGCCGCCCGCGCCTGACTGGGAGCGGCACGTGCTGTCCAACACGCCGCTGGACCACATCTGGCGGTTCATCAACCCGGTGATGCTGTACGGGCGGCACCTGGGCCTGCGCTCCTCGTCGCGCGCGCTGGGCACGCCGGCCGAGGCGGACCTCGCGAAGACGGAGGAGGGCCGCAAGGCGCTGGCGCTGAAGGCGGCGGTGGAGGAGCTGAAGGGCACGCTTCGCGGCGGCGTCATGCAGGCGCGCGCCGTCTTCCAGTTCTTCCAGGCGGGCAGCGACGGCAACCGCGTGGTGCTCTTCGACGGGGGCACGGGCCGCGAGGCCGCGTCCTTCGACTTCCCGCGCCAGGACCGCGACGGCGGGCTGTGCCTCGCGGACTACCTGCGTCCGTTGCAGGGCGGCAAGCCGAGCGACAACGTGGCCATGTTCGTCGTCACCGCCGGCTCGGGCATCCGCGAGCTGGCGGAGGAGCTGAAGGCGAAGGGTGAGTTCCTGAAGATGCACGCCGTGCAGGCGCTCGCGCTGGAGACGGCGGAGGGCTACGCGGAGCTGCTGCACACGCAGCTGCGCAGCATGTGGGGCACGCCGGACCGGCCCGACATGACGATGTTGGAGCGCTTCCGCGCGGAGTACTCGGGCAAGCGCTACTCCTTCGGCTACCCCGCGTGCCCGCGCCTGGAGGACCAGTCGAAGCTGTTCACCGCGCTGCGGCCGGAGGACATCGGCGTGCAGCTCACCGACGGCTGCATGATGGAGCCGGAGGCCTCGGTGTCCGCCATCGTCTTCCACCACCCGCAGGCCTCGTACTTCTCCGTGACGTGA
- a CDS encoding DUF2934 domain-containing protein: MARNTANKQTPHTPTGMSARPTNTEPVNSAPRNSPTHEQVARRAYEIFLARGSTPGNSEQDWFQAERELRLGRQ, encoded by the coding sequence ATGGCACGCAACACCGCCAACAAGCAGACCCCACACACGCCGACGGGCATGTCGGCGCGGCCCACGAACACGGAGCCCGTGAATTCGGCGCCGCGCAATAGCCCCACGCACGAGCAGGTGGCCCGGCGGGCCTATGAAATCTTCCTCGCCCGGGGCAGCACACCCGGCAACTCCGAGCAGGACTGGTTCCAGGCCGAGCGCGAGCTACGGCTCGGACGCCAGTAG
- a CDS encoding TatD family hydrolase, protein MIDTHCHLDAMRFDPDRPEVLERAWAAGLHGIVIPGVGPHDWEPLLELSRQDARLQVGLGIHPQLLPDMPAEEDDAVLEHLDALLTKGGAAAVGECGLDGPSLPGAPLERQVAVLRRHLALARKHGLPVLMHCHRLHPALIDLLKQEEMPEAGLLMHSYSGGVELARFYLQKGCHFSFAGPVTWTEARKPLDALRAIPLDRLMAETDAPDQAPTPHRGQRSEPGYLPHIIEGMARVRGEPVEVVAQQTTENARRLFREAFPLPSR, encoded by the coding sequence ATGATAGACACCCACTGCCACCTGGATGCGATGCGCTTCGACCCGGACCGACCCGAGGTGCTCGAGCGCGCGTGGGCCGCGGGGCTCCACGGCATCGTCATCCCCGGGGTCGGCCCCCACGACTGGGAGCCGCTGCTGGAGCTGTCCCGCCAGGACGCGCGCCTCCAGGTGGGCCTGGGCATCCACCCGCAGCTGCTGCCGGACATGCCCGCGGAAGAAGACGACGCGGTCCTCGAACACCTCGACGCGCTGCTCACGAAGGGCGGCGCGGCGGCGGTGGGCGAGTGCGGCCTGGACGGCCCTTCCCTCCCCGGTGCTCCGCTGGAGCGACAGGTGGCGGTGCTGCGGCGGCACCTGGCACTGGCGCGCAAGCACGGCCTGCCGGTGCTGATGCACTGCCACCGGCTGCACCCCGCGCTCATCGACCTGCTCAAGCAGGAGGAGATGCCCGAGGCGGGACTCCTCATGCACAGCTACAGCGGCGGAGTGGAGCTGGCGCGCTTCTACCTGCAGAAGGGCTGTCACTTCTCCTTCGCCGGCCCCGTGACATGGACGGAGGCCCGCAAGCCGCTGGATGCGCTGCGGGCCATCCCCCTGGACCGACTGATGGCGGAGACGGACGCACCGGACCAGGCGCCCACGCCCCACCGGGGACAGCGCTCGGAGCCAGGCTACCTGCCCCACATCATCGAGGGCATGGCCCGCGTCCGGGGAGAGCCCGTCGAGGTGGTCGCCCAGCAGACGACCGAGAACGCGCGTAGGCTGTTCCGGGAAGCTTTCCCCCTGCCTTCGCGGTAG
- a CDS encoding ArsR/SmtB family transcription factor, translated as MEELSQSFRALGDPTRLRILRLVAEAPLNVTELVSLVGVAQSSVSHHLGKLKGLGLLREERQAGFSYYSLSLEQGDARWPLIRLAREAEDEAGDSARLKDLLRAREDRQALNERLLEPGQSWFLWAGALASLLPPLDVADFGCGTGVLSVAIARWARHVWAIDQNADALVQARERAGREERSNITFLREDLHRLSLKAGRMDLVVISQSLHHVESPQAVLAEAARLLKPGGRLVLLELMPHDERWVLERLGHRHLGFAPESLEAALREVGFTSLTRETHARDGVSPFRVFLLTGVKPS; from the coding sequence ATGGAGGAGCTGTCCCAGTCATTCCGGGCTCTCGGAGACCCGACGCGGTTGCGAATCCTCCGCCTGGTGGCCGAGGCCCCGTTGAACGTGACGGAGCTGGTGTCCCTGGTGGGCGTGGCGCAGTCGTCGGTGTCCCACCACCTGGGCAAGCTCAAGGGCCTGGGGCTGCTGCGCGAGGAGCGGCAGGCGGGCTTCAGCTACTACTCGCTGTCGCTGGAGCAGGGTGACGCCCGCTGGCCGCTCATCCGGCTGGCGAGGGAGGCGGAGGACGAGGCGGGGGACTCGGCGCGGCTGAAGGACCTGCTGCGTGCGCGCGAGGACCGGCAGGCGCTCAACGAGCGGCTGCTGGAGCCGGGCCAGTCCTGGTTCCTGTGGGCCGGGGCGCTGGCGTCCCTGCTGCCGCCGCTGGACGTGGCGGACTTCGGCTGTGGCACCGGCGTGCTGAGCGTGGCGATTGCGCGCTGGGCGCGGCACGTGTGGGCCATCGACCAGAACGCGGACGCGCTGGTGCAGGCCCGGGAGCGCGCTGGCCGCGAGGAGCGCTCCAACATCACCTTCCTCCGCGAGGACCTGCACCGCCTGTCGCTGAAGGCGGGGCGGATGGACCTCGTGGTGATTTCGCAGAGCCTCCACCATGTGGAGTCCCCCCAGGCGGTGCTGGCCGAGGCCGCCCGTCTGCTCAAGCCGGGCGGCCGGCTGGTGTTGCTGGAGTTGATGCCGCACGACGAGCGTTGGGTGCTGGAGCGGCTGGGCCACCGGCACCTGGGCTTCGCGCCCGAATCCCTCGAAGCCGCCCTGCGCGAGGTCGGCTTCACGTCCCTCACCCGCGAGACGCACGCGCGTGACGGGGTCAGTCCCTTCCGCGTCTTCCTGCTGACCGGAGTCAAGCCATCATGA
- a CDS encoding outer membrane protein yields MFRQSWCAGILAMALLAAPAPAQDQELTVRSGLSAFTGDLGGETNVGAFLGIQGEAQLFPAIGLELGYEGSANGFEGTGSGTLWRHNMGAMAKVGPVLDDRWVPFVGAGLGVSYVDPTGAADAGIYDEDIIMEVPLSAGLEYRFSGVTAGARATYRVLAGEDFAPGNVDEGDLFTAGLSLGGSF; encoded by the coding sequence ATGTTCCGGCAATCATGGTGTGCAGGCATCCTGGCGATGGCGCTGCTGGCCGCTCCCGCGCCAGCACAGGACCAGGAGCTGACGGTACGCAGCGGCTTGTCCGCCTTCACGGGGGACCTGGGGGGAGAAACCAACGTGGGCGCCTTCCTGGGCATCCAGGGAGAGGCCCAGCTCTTCCCGGCCATCGGCCTGGAGCTGGGCTACGAGGGCTCGGCCAACGGCTTCGAGGGGACCGGCAGCGGCACGCTCTGGCGACACAACATGGGAGCGATGGCGAAGGTGGGCCCCGTCCTGGACGACCGCTGGGTGCCCTTCGTGGGCGCGGGTCTGGGCGTCAGCTACGTCGACCCGACAGGCGCGGCCGACGCCGGCATCTACGATGAAGACATCATCATGGAGGTGCCGCTGTCGGCCGGACTCGAGTACCGCTTCAGCGGCGTGACGGCGGGCGCTCGAGCCACCTACCGCGTCCTCGCGGGAGAGGACTTCGCCCCCGGCAACGTCGACGAGGGCGACCTCTTCACCGCGGGCCTCAGCCTGGGCGGAAGCTTCTAG
- a CDS encoding patatin-like phospholipase family protein yields the protein MASPSLHQLLDGKRFGLVLSAGYFGFYGHAGFLKGLATTGLKPRAYAGTSAGGMVAAYAAAGIPVHAIEELVLRQTRANFWDPDPIGAVLNADATGHGLTGLLKGERFRRLLEDTLPVRTFEELPHPLLLVGSNLTLGRHEVFTSGELAPRVHATCAYPGLFRAVPLEGNLYWDGGLVDKAPALSLNESAVGKDLDAILVHFLPSRTRKVVGGPMAYAQGLASGSAALRRDHFRLQLTVLEQRQVPVYVVVSNLPPVTPTTMERGFDALDQARLSAERSLARPPVPFAQAEW from the coding sequence ATGGCCTCTCCCTCCTTGCACCAGCTCCTCGACGGAAAGCGGTTCGGCCTGGTCCTCTCCGCGGGCTACTTCGGCTTCTACGGGCACGCCGGCTTCCTCAAGGGACTGGCGACCACGGGCCTCAAGCCCCGCGCGTACGCGGGCACGTCCGCGGGCGGCATGGTGGCGGCGTACGCGGCGGCGGGGATTCCGGTGCACGCCATTGAAGAGCTGGTGCTGCGACAGACGCGCGCCAACTTCTGGGACCCGGACCCGATTGGCGCGGTGCTGAACGCGGATGCCACGGGGCACGGGCTGACGGGGCTGCTCAAGGGAGAGCGCTTCCGCCGGCTGCTGGAGGACACGCTGCCGGTGCGCACCTTCGAGGAATTGCCGCACCCGCTGCTGCTCGTGGGCTCCAACCTCACGCTGGGCCGGCACGAGGTCTTCACCTCGGGCGAGCTGGCGCCGCGCGTCCACGCCACGTGCGCGTACCCAGGCCTGTTCCGCGCGGTGCCGCTGGAGGGCAACCTCTACTGGGACGGCGGACTGGTGGACAAGGCGCCCGCGCTGTCGCTGAACGAGAGCGCGGTGGGCAAGGACCTGGACGCCATCCTCGTGCACTTCCTGCCCAGCCGGACGCGCAAGGTGGTGGGCGGGCCCATGGCGTACGCGCAGGGGCTGGCCTCGGGCTCGGCGGCGCTCCGCCGCGACCACTTCCGCCTCCAGCTCACCGTGCTGGAGCAGCGCCAGGTGCCCGTCTACGTCGTCGTCTCCAACCTGCCGCCGGTGACGCCCACCACCATGGAGCGCGGCTTCGACGCCCTGGACCAGGCGCGCCTGTCCGCCGAGCGCTCCCTGGCGCGGCCTCCGGTGCCCTTCGCGCAAGCGGAGTGGTGA
- the mutY gene encoding A/G-specific adenine glycosylase, with protein MSPRKKQDGSSPAPRSKRVGAAAAEAPPDTVAPARRAKRSASAAPPTVSPAPEHLAAVRAPLLGWYDRNKRDLPWRRTRDPYAIWLSEVMLQQTQVSTVIPYWERFLARFPTALALAAAPLDDVLAGWKGLGYYTRARNLHRAAQEVVSRFGGRLPSTAAELLTLPGFGRYTAGAVASIAFSEEAPLVDGNVARVLSRLFEVEGLPGDREREATLWALASALVKGERPGDFNQALMEHGATTCRPESPLCLLCPVRGACVAFRKGRVDELPPAKVRAAPKKLTLALAVWPHAGTLLFARRADSGLFGGLWELPAAEVDEALPEAEAATRLASALGTEVKLEAALGTVKRQLTHRDLTLRLLRVSGPQRPTRSSAFQELRWCTPAEAAALGMSTAMQRALDAALASDVLLGG; from the coding sequence ATGAGTCCCCGGAAGAAGCAGGACGGGTCCTCGCCGGCCCCACGCTCGAAGCGCGTCGGCGCCGCAGCAGCCGAGGCCCCACCGGACACCGTCGCTCCAGCGCGCCGCGCGAAGCGCTCCGCCTCGGCCGCACCTCCCACCGTGTCCCCGGCACCCGAACACCTGGCCGCCGTGCGCGCTCCGCTGCTGGGCTGGTACGACCGCAACAAGCGGGACCTGCCGTGGCGTCGCACCAGGGACCCGTACGCCATCTGGCTGAGCGAGGTGATGCTTCAGCAGACGCAGGTGTCGACGGTGATTCCCTACTGGGAGCGCTTCCTCGCGCGCTTCCCCACGGCGCTCGCGTTGGCCGCCGCGCCGCTCGATGACGTGCTCGCCGGGTGGAAAGGCCTGGGCTACTACACCCGCGCTCGCAACCTGCACCGCGCCGCGCAGGAGGTGGTGTCCCGCTTCGGAGGCCGGCTGCCCTCCACCGCCGCGGAGCTCCTCACCCTCCCTGGCTTCGGCCGCTACACGGCGGGCGCGGTGGCCTCCATCGCCTTCAGTGAAGAAGCGCCCCTGGTGGACGGCAACGTGGCGCGCGTGCTGTCGCGCCTCTTCGAGGTGGAGGGCCTCCCTGGAGACCGTGAACGCGAGGCCACGCTGTGGGCCCTGGCCTCCGCGCTGGTGAAGGGCGAGCGCCCCGGGGACTTCAATCAAGCCCTCATGGAGCACGGCGCCACGACGTGCCGGCCGGAGAGCCCGCTGTGCCTGCTGTGCCCCGTGCGCGGCGCCTGCGTCGCCTTCCGCAAGGGCCGCGTGGACGAGCTGCCGCCCGCCAAGGTGCGCGCCGCACCCAAGAAGCTGACGCTGGCGCTCGCGGTGTGGCCCCACGCGGGCACCCTCCTCTTCGCCCGTCGCGCGGACTCCGGCCTCTTCGGTGGCCTCTGGGAGCTGCCCGCCGCCGAGGTGGACGAGGCCCTCCCCGAAGCCGAGGCCGCCACACGACTCGCGTCCGCCCTGGGCACGGAGGTGAAGCTCGAGGCCGCGCTCGGCACGGTGAAGCGACAGCTCACCCACCGCGACCTCACGCTGCGCCTGCTCCGAGTGTCCGGCCCTCAGCGCCCCACCCGCTCCTCCGCCTTCCAGGAGCTGCGCTGGTGCACTCCCGCCGAGGCCGCCGCGCTCGGCATGAGCACCGCCATGCAGCGTGCGCTGGACGCCGCGCTCGCCTCGGATGTGCTGCTCGGGGGTTGA